In Scylla paramamosain isolate STU-SP2022 chromosome 19, ASM3559412v1, whole genome shotgun sequence, a single genomic region encodes these proteins:
- the LOC135109974 gene encoding eukaryotic translation initiation factor 2-alpha kinase 3-like, with amino-acid sequence MSPEQVSGQVYDYKVDVYSLGLVFFEMLVPFGTGMERLAVMTRLKEELLFPPKFEDNFPDEVRQMGGIGEVKLFCLCF; translated from the exons ATGAGTCCAGAGCAG GTGAGTGGGCAGGTGTACGACTACAAGGTGGACGTCTACTCACTGGGCCTGGTGTTCTTTGAGATGCTGGTGCCCTTTGGGACGGGCATGGAGCGCCTGGCCGTCATGACGCGGCTCAAGGAGGAGCTGCTCTTCCCTCCAAAGTTTGAGGACAACTTCCCTGATGAGGTGAGACAGATGGGAGGAATTGGTGAGGTGAagctgttttgtttgtgtttttga